One Agrobacterium vaccinii DNA window includes the following coding sequences:
- a CDS encoding ABC transporter ATP-binding protein codes for MLSRFFSYYRPYRGLFIVDFACAILSGLLELGFPMAVKVFVDVLLPAGDWQIIMLASIGLLVIYVVNTGLMAIVTYWGHMLGINIETDMRRHAFDHLQKLSFRFFDNQKTGHLVGRLTKDLEEIGEVAHHGPEDLFIAIMTFIGAFLLMLSVNVPLALVTAAIVPITAWVTSRYGTRMTNNFRSLYGRVGAFNARIEENVGGMRVVQAFANEDHERALFEKDNQRYRQTKLNAYKIMAASTSLSYMSMRLTQMIIMICGAWFVLTGDLTNGGFVGFLLLVNVFFRPVEKINSVIETYPKGIAGFRRFTELVDTDPDIADAPGAIEASHLRGEIAYSDVSFGYSDGKQVLNNIDLTIRAGETVAFVGPSGAGKTTLCSLLPRFYEVTGGAISIDGIDIRQMTLTSLRSQIGIVQQDVFLFGGTIRENIEYGRLGASEADIWEAARRARLDDVIKDMPEGMDTVIGERGVKLSGGQKQRMAIARMFLKNPPILILDEATSALDTETERAIQASLAELAKGRTTLVIAHRLATIRDASRIVVVDETGIVETGNHGELLAGKGPYSRLYEAQFGAQLLV; via the coding sequence ATGCTCAGCCGTTTCTTTTCCTATTATCGTCCCTATCGTGGGTTGTTCATTGTCGATTTCGCCTGCGCCATCCTTTCCGGCCTTCTGGAACTAGGCTTTCCCATGGCGGTCAAGGTCTTCGTGGATGTATTGCTGCCCGCCGGGGATTGGCAGATCATCATGCTGGCCTCCATCGGCCTTCTCGTCATCTATGTCGTCAACACCGGGCTGATGGCCATCGTCACCTATTGGGGGCACATGCTGGGCATCAATATCGAAACCGATATGCGGCGACACGCCTTCGACCATTTGCAGAAACTGTCCTTCCGATTCTTCGACAATCAAAAGACCGGCCATCTCGTCGGGCGGTTGACCAAAGACCTCGAGGAAATCGGCGAGGTCGCTCACCATGGCCCTGAAGACCTGTTCATCGCCATCATGACCTTCATCGGCGCGTTCTTGCTGATGCTGTCCGTCAACGTGCCACTGGCCCTGGTTACCGCGGCCATCGTGCCGATCACCGCGTGGGTTACCAGCCGTTACGGCACCCGCATGACCAACAATTTCCGCTCGCTTTACGGTCGCGTCGGTGCCTTCAACGCGCGAATCGAAGAAAATGTCGGCGGCATGCGCGTCGTGCAGGCTTTCGCCAATGAAGACCACGAGCGTGCCTTGTTCGAAAAGGACAATCAGCGTTACCGCCAGACCAAGCTCAATGCCTACAAGATCATGGCCGCCAGCACCTCGCTCAGCTATATGAGCATGCGCCTGACGCAGATGATAATCATGATCTGCGGCGCGTGGTTCGTGTTGACGGGCGATCTCACTAATGGCGGCTTCGTCGGCTTCCTGCTTCTGGTCAACGTCTTCTTCCGCCCGGTCGAAAAGATCAACTCCGTCATCGAGACCTATCCCAAGGGCATCGCCGGTTTCCGCCGCTTTACCGAACTGGTCGATACCGACCCGGATATTGCCGATGCGCCCGGCGCCATCGAGGCGTCCCACCTTCGCGGTGAAATCGCTTACAGCGATGTCAGCTTCGGCTACAGCGACGGCAAGCAGGTCCTGAACAACATTGACCTTACCATCCGCGCAGGCGAAACCGTGGCCTTCGTCGGACCTTCAGGCGCTGGCAAGACGACACTGTGCTCGCTGCTGCCGCGATTCTATGAGGTGACCGGTGGCGCAATCAGCATCGATGGCATCGATATCCGGCAGATGACGCTGACCTCGCTGCGCAGCCAGATCGGTATTGTCCAGCAGGACGTGTTCCTGTTTGGCGGCACGATCCGCGAAAACATCGAATATGGCCGCCTTGGTGCCAGCGAAGCCGACATCTGGGAAGCAGCCCGCCGCGCGCGGCTGGATGACGTCATCAAGGATATGCCAGAGGGTATGGATACGGTCATCGGCGAACGCGGCGTGAAACTGTCCGGCGGGCAGAAACAACGCATGGCGATTGCCCGCATGTTCCTCAAAAACCCACCCATCCTCATTCTGGATGAAGCAACCTCGGCGCTGGACACCGAGACCGAACGCGCCATTCAGGCTTCACTTGCCGAACTCGCCAAAGGGCGCACCACCCTCGTCATCGCCCACCGCCTCGCCACCATCCGCGACGCCTCCCGCATCGTGGTGGTCGACGAAACCGGCATCGTGGAAACGGGCAATCACGGAGAACTGCTGGCAGGCAAGGGGCCGTATAGTCGGTTGTATGAGGCCCAGTTTGGGGCTCAGTTGCTGGTTTAG
- a CDS encoding AI-2E family transporter: MSNADNQRKTSEPRWLGPATHARTALVPSISAARWLLVLIVAAGIYFFYGFLVPVLAALVIGFASWPVYRELLRRVGGNNSIGATIALLLIIAFLIVPIFIAASYTASEIREWFGWAVEVNKVGAPVPDWIAALPGVGAWMSEQWVRYVGTPGAIGEVIQLVSGANIGNIYRAIVAAGNGAFHLILTLLFMLIALFFVYRNGVSFARQIDLVGERILPTRWERISRVVPATISSTVTGMTLIAIGEGIILGVAYWIAGVPSPVTLGVLTGVMALIPGGAPLSFTLVSFYLVASGSVGAGIALFAWGSVELFIVDKTIRPRLVGGPIKLPFLPTFFGLVGGVKTMGFLGLFIGPVLMALLVAVWREWVREVEISAVEGETIEAKADIVEPPPLRKTAS; the protein is encoded by the coding sequence GTGAGTAACGCAGACAATCAAAGAAAGACCAGCGAACCAAGATGGCTTGGTCCGGCCACACATGCGCGCACGGCGCTCGTGCCATCCATTTCCGCTGCCCGCTGGCTTCTGGTTCTGATTGTCGCTGCTGGTATCTACTTCTTCTACGGGTTTCTGGTGCCGGTTCTGGCTGCGCTGGTCATCGGTTTTGCCAGCTGGCCGGTTTACCGGGAATTGCTGCGCCGGGTTGGCGGCAACAATTCCATTGGCGCGACGATTGCGCTGCTTCTCATCATCGCCTTTCTGATCGTGCCGATTTTCATCGCAGCCTCCTACACCGCAAGCGAAATCCGCGAGTGGTTCGGCTGGGCCGTGGAGGTCAACAAGGTCGGCGCGCCGGTGCCCGACTGGATCGCAGCACTGCCGGGCGTCGGCGCGTGGATGAGCGAACAGTGGGTGCGCTATGTCGGCACGCCGGGTGCCATCGGCGAAGTCATACAGCTCGTCAGCGGTGCGAATATCGGCAACATCTATCGCGCCATCGTGGCCGCCGGTAATGGTGCATTCCACCTGATTCTGACGCTGCTGTTCATGTTGATCGCGCTGTTTTTCGTCTATCGCAACGGCGTCAGTTTTGCCCGTCAGATCGATCTGGTGGGAGAGCGCATTCTGCCGACGCGCTGGGAGCGTATTTCCCGTGTCGTCCCCGCCACCATCAGCTCTACCGTCACAGGCATGACGCTGATTGCGATCGGCGAAGGCATTATTTTAGGCGTGGCCTACTGGATTGCGGGCGTTCCCTCACCCGTCACGCTGGGTGTTCTGACCGGCGTCATGGCGCTGATCCCCGGCGGCGCGCCTCTGTCGTTCACGCTGGTGTCGTTCTATCTCGTTGCCAGCGGCTCTGTCGGCGCTGGCATCGCCCTGTTTGCATGGGGCTCGGTGGAACTCTTCATCGTCGACAAGACCATTCGTCCGCGCCTCGTCGGCGGGCCCATCAAGCTGCCCTTCCTGCCGACCTTCTTCGGTCTGGTAGGCGGCGTCAAAACCATGGGCTTTCTCGGCCTGTTCATCGGCCCGGTGCTGATGGCGCTGCTGGTTGCCGTGTGGCGTGAATGGGTCCGCGAAGTCGAGATTTCGGCCGTCGAGGGTGAGACGATCGAGGCGAAGGCAGACATTGTCGAGCCACCGCCGCTGCGAAAGACGGCGTCCTAG
- a CDS encoding GNAT family N-acetyltransferase, whose protein sequence is MPVEIKLEPPRQPDVLRLMEMSNAYMASLYPAESNHMVDIDTLEKPAVSFFVARNDGEIVGCCALVEAGDGTAEIKRMFVDPSARGLRIGQMMMDALIARGQGLGLSAIRLETGISQPEAIGLYRKAGFTEIEPFAPYKPDPLSMFMEMKL, encoded by the coding sequence ATGCCAGTCGAAATCAAGCTTGAACCGCCACGCCAGCCAGACGTGCTGCGCCTCATGGAAATGTCGAACGCCTATATGGCATCGCTCTATCCGGCGGAAAGCAACCATATGGTCGATATCGATACGCTGGAAAAGCCCGCCGTATCCTTCTTCGTGGCGCGCAATGATGGCGAGATCGTCGGTTGCTGCGCGCTGGTGGAGGCGGGCGATGGCACGGCAGAAATCAAGCGCATGTTCGTCGATCCCTCGGCGCGTGGCCTGCGGATCGGCCAGATGATGATGGACGCACTGATTGCGCGCGGGCAGGGCCTTGGCCTCTCTGCCATCCGGCTCGAAACCGGCATCAGCCAGCCGGAAGCCATAGGGCTTTACCGCAAGGCGGGCTTTACCGAGATCGAGCCATTCGCGCCCTACAAGCCCGATCCGCTCAGCATGTTTATGGAGATGAAGCTCTAG
- a CDS encoding DUF2336 domain-containing protein — protein sequence MLGRRVIVQAFLRWSEKARSGDRSKAATALAQAYVQSTLPQDRQDSAYEAMTFLLDDPSPKVRLALAETLAYSPVAPRPIIFALAEDQPDIACVVIIHSPVLRETDLVDLVGNGTATTRSMVAARPFLEPGACAALAEIGDLMELSILLENSSARITPFTLRRVAERYAQDAEIRDLLLHRDDLPADVRYAIVGHIGAALAASNLVCYAMQPARLSGVIRDASEAATVLIAGDVTGEAMPLLVEHLRARGDLTPAFLMNLLCSGKLAFFAEAISNLSGLDERQVRSILATGRHHAMKALFQSTGLFGAVLDIFMEATLLWRQVAETPYANPVAELSSGLLAKFSDTSADATMRELVHMVEKLQMAQQRSRARSLNSTLVAEAA from the coding sequence GTGTTGGGGCGCAGGGTGATCGTACAAGCATTTCTTCGGTGGTCTGAAAAGGCGCGGTCTGGCGACAGGTCCAAGGCAGCGACGGCACTTGCGCAGGCTTATGTGCAATCCACCCTGCCGCAGGACCGGCAAGACAGCGCCTATGAGGCGATGACCTTTCTGCTGGACGATCCATCGCCCAAGGTGCGGTTGGCGCTGGCCGAAACTCTGGCCTATTCGCCCGTTGCCCCACGTCCCATCATTTTTGCACTGGCCGAAGACCAGCCGGATATCGCCTGTGTCGTCATCATCCATTCGCCCGTGCTGCGGGAGACGGATCTTGTCGATCTCGTCGGCAACGGCACGGCCACGACCCGCTCCATGGTTGCCGCCCGTCCGTTTCTGGAGCCGGGCGCCTGTGCGGCCTTGGCTGAAATCGGCGATCTCATGGAACTGTCGATCCTGCTGGAAAACAGCAGCGCGCGCATCACGCCGTTTACGCTGCGGCGCGTTGCCGAGCGCTATGCGCAGGATGCTGAAATCCGCGACCTCCTGCTGCACCGTGACGATCTTCCCGCTGATGTGCGCTACGCCATCGTCGGCCATATCGGCGCAGCGCTGGCCGCGTCAAACCTTGTCTGTTATGCCATGCAGCCCGCACGCCTGTCCGGCGTCATCCGCGATGCGTCGGAAGCTGCAACCGTGCTGATCGCGGGCGATGTGACGGGGGAGGCCATGCCGCTTCTGGTCGAGCATCTTCGCGCAAGGGGCGATCTGACGCCCGCTTTCCTGATGAACCTGCTCTGCTCCGGCAAGCTGGCATTCTTCGCCGAAGCCATCTCCAACCTGTCTGGCCTTGATGAGCGGCAGGTGCGCTCCATTCTGGCCACAGGTCGCCACCACGCCATGAAGGCACTGTTCCAGTCCACCGGGCTGTTCGGTGCCGTGCTGGATATCTTCATGGAAGCAACGTTGCTCTGGCGCCAGGTGGCTGAGACCCCTTATGCCAACCCGGTTGCCGAGCTGTCCTCCGGCCTTCTGGCGAAATTTTCCGACACCAGCGCCGATGCGACCATGCGCGAGCTTGTCCATATGGTCGAAAAACTCCAGATGGCCCAGCAGCGCAGCCGCGCCCGTTCGCTGAATTCCACCCTGGTCGCCGAGGCCGCCTGA
- a CDS encoding flavin reductase family protein, protein MFYATDTNRHGLPHDPFKAIVAPRPIGWIGSKGRDGTLNLAPYSFFNAVSDTPKLVMFASSGHKDSVRNVEETGVFTANLVSRHLVEQMNASSAPVEYDVNEFDIAGLTPKAGELVDAPYVAEAYSALECRVTQIIRPVDVDGVEAQTWVVFGQVMGIHLDESVIENGRIDMARARPIARMGYRDYCDGGTDVFQLTRPGQR, encoded by the coding sequence ATGTTTTACGCAACCGATACCAACCGCCACGGTCTGCCGCATGATCCGTTCAAGGCCATCGTCGCGCCGCGCCCCATCGGCTGGATCGGCTCGAAGGGCAGGGATGGCACGCTTAATCTCGCGCCCTATTCCTTTTTCAACGCCGTGTCGGACACACCGAAACTGGTGATGTTTGCCTCCAGCGGCCATAAGGATAGCGTGCGCAATGTCGAGGAAACCGGTGTTTTCACCGCAAACCTCGTCAGTCGGCATCTGGTGGAACAGATGAACGCATCGTCCGCGCCGGTCGAGTACGACGTGAACGAATTCGACATCGCCGGTCTCACACCCAAGGCTGGCGAGTTGGTGGATGCGCCCTATGTGGCAGAGGCCTATTCCGCACTGGAATGCCGGGTCACGCAAATCATTCGCCCTGTGGATGTCGATGGCGTCGAAGCGCAGACCTGGGTCGTATTCGGCCAGGTCATGGGCATCCATCTCGATGAGAGCGTCATCGAAAACGGGCGCATCGATATGGCCCGCGCCCGCCCCATCGCCCGCATGGGTTACCGCGATTATTGCGATGGCGGGACGGATGTGTTCCAGCTCACACGTCCCGGCCAGCGCTGA
- a CDS encoding nitroreductase family protein: MKDNISLIDYLNVRRSTPALQLTEPGPDTAEIEEILRLTVRVPDHGKLAPWRFIVYRGEERQRLGEAVLKRALEKTPDIGADYQEVERTRFTRAPVVVAVVSTAAPHVKIPEWEQVMSAGAVCLNMLFAANANGYAANWLTEWVSYDEALFPALGVNAGEKIAGFIYIGSTTFPAVERPRPELADVVTWVGEA; encoded by the coding sequence ATGAAAGACAATATCTCCCTCATCGATTATTTGAATGTCCGCCGTTCGACCCCGGCATTGCAACTGACCGAGCCGGGTCCTGATACGGCAGAGATCGAGGAAATTCTGCGCCTGACAGTGCGCGTGCCCGACCATGGAAAGCTGGCACCTTGGCGTTTCATCGTTTATCGCGGCGAAGAGCGTCAGCGGCTGGGCGAAGCCGTCCTGAAGCGGGCGCTTGAAAAAACACCTGATATCGGTGCCGATTATCAGGAAGTCGAACGCACGCGCTTTACCCGCGCGCCCGTCGTTGTCGCCGTTGTCAGCACAGCCGCGCCGCATGTCAAAATCCCGGAATGGGAACAGGTCATGTCCGCAGGCGCGGTCTGCCTTAATATGCTGTTTGCAGCCAATGCTAACGGTTATGCTGCCAACTGGCTGACGGAATGGGTGTCTTATGACGAAGCCCTTTTCCCGGCACTGGGCGTGAATGCTGGCGAGAAGATCGCTGGCTTCATCTATATCGGCTCCACCACATTTCCGGCAGTCGAGCGTCCTCGCCCTGAATTGGCCGATGTCGTGACATGGGTGGGTGAGGCCTGA
- a CDS encoding type II toxin-antitoxin system prevent-host-death family antitoxin, whose translation MGSALQIPASDFSRHFGRIREAVHEAGVIEVTSHSRVVGAYISAEELEHFNRLKRREVQVLHVSEIDDRLLNEIENAEYGVVSK comes from the coding sequence ATGGGTTCAGCGCTCCAAATACCCGCATCAGATTTCTCTCGTCACTTTGGACGAATTCGTGAAGCAGTGCATGAGGCCGGAGTGATCGAGGTCACGTCGCATAGCCGTGTTGTGGGCGCGTATATTAGCGCAGAAGAACTTGAGCATTTCAACCGCCTCAAACGACGTGAAGTACAGGTGCTTCATGTTAGCGAAATCGATGACCGGCTGCTTAACGAGATTGAAAACGCAGAGTATGGCGTCGTATCCAAGTGA
- the thrS gene encoding threonine--tRNA ligase, with product MSDAVSLTFPDGSVRQYAPGTTGRDVAESISKSLAKKAVAIALDGTVRDLSDNIVDGKIEIVTRDDKRALELIRHDAAHVMAEAVQELWPGTQVTIGPVIENGFYYDFAKNEPFTPEDLPKIEKKMKEIIGRSKPFTREIWSREKAKEVFAAKGESYKVELVDAIPEGQDLKIYYQGDWFDLCRGPHMANTGQIGTAFKLMKVAGAYWRGDSNNPMLTRIYGTAWATQDELDQYLHILAEAEKRDHRKLGREMDLFHFQEEGPGVVFWHGKGWRMFQTLTAYMRRNLEGTYQEVNAPQVLDASLWETSGHWGWYQENMFAVKSAYAFTHPKDEEADNRVFALKPMNCPGHVQIFKHGLKSYRELPVRLAEFGNVHRYEASGALHGLMRVRGFTQDDAHVFCTEEQMAAECLRINDLILSVYKDFGFEEIVVKLSTRPEKRVGSDEVWDRAESVMTDVLKSIEEKSEGRIKTDILPGEGAFYGPKFEYTLKDAIGREWQCGTTQVDFNLPERFGAFYIDQASEKRQPVMIHRAICGSMERFLGILIENFAGHMPLWFAPQQVVVATITSDADDYGREVAEALRDAGLSVETDFRNEKINYKVREHSVTKVPVIIVCGKKEAEERTVNIRRLGSQAQTSYALDEAITNLVDEATPPDVKRKRAAKAAKANGIVA from the coding sequence ATGTCAGACGCCGTTTCCCTAACATTTCCCGATGGCTCCGTTCGTCAGTATGCCCCCGGCACGACTGGACGCGATGTTGCCGAATCCATTTCCAAGTCGCTTGCAAAGAAAGCCGTCGCGATTGCGCTGGATGGCACTGTGCGCGACCTCTCAGACAACATCGTCGATGGCAAGATCGAGATCGTCACCCGTGATGACAAGCGTGCTCTGGAACTGATCCGCCACGATGCAGCCCACGTGATGGCCGAAGCCGTGCAGGAACTATGGCCCGGCACGCAGGTCACGATCGGCCCCGTCATCGAAAACGGTTTCTACTACGACTTCGCCAAGAACGAGCCCTTCACGCCGGAAGATCTGCCGAAGATCGAAAAGAAGATGAAGGAAATCATCGGGCGCTCCAAGCCGTTCACGCGGGAAATCTGGAGCCGCGAAAAGGCCAAGGAAGTCTTCGCTGCCAAGGGTGAGAGCTACAAGGTCGAACTCGTGGATGCCATTCCCGAGGGGCAGGACCTGAAGATCTATTATCAGGGTGACTGGTTCGACCTTTGCCGTGGCCCGCACATGGCCAACACTGGACAGATCGGCACGGCCTTCAAGCTGATGAAGGTTGCCGGTGCCTATTGGCGTGGCGACAGCAACAACCCGATGCTGACGCGCATCTACGGTACCGCATGGGCCACGCAGGACGAGCTGGATCAGTATCTCCACATTCTGGCCGAAGCCGAAAAGCGCGATCACCGGAAGCTCGGCCGCGAAATGGATCTGTTCCATTTTCAGGAAGAAGGTCCGGGCGTCGTCTTCTGGCACGGCAAGGGCTGGCGCATGTTCCAGACCCTGACGGCCTATATGCGCCGCAACCTCGAAGGCACCTATCAGGAAGTCAACGCGCCGCAGGTTCTGGACGCTTCGCTGTGGGAAACCTCGGGGCACTGGGGCTGGTACCAGGAAAACATGTTCGCCGTTAAATCGGCCTATGCGTTCACGCATCCGAAGGACGAGGAAGCGGATAACCGCGTTTTCGCGCTAAAGCCGATGAACTGCCCTGGCCATGTTCAAATATTCAAGCATGGGTTGAAGTCTTACCGCGAACTGCCTGTTCGCCTTGCAGAATTCGGCAACGTCCATCGCTATGAAGCCTCCGGTGCGCTGCACGGCCTGATGCGCGTTCGCGGCTTCACGCAGGACGACGCCCACGTTTTCTGCACGGAAGAGCAGATGGCGGCGGAATGCCTGCGCATCAACGATCTCATCCTGTCGGTCTACAAGGACTTCGGCTTCGAGGAAATCGTCGTCAAGCTCTCCACGCGCCCTGAAAAGCGCGTCGGCTCCGACGAAGTATGGGACCGCGCCGAAAGCGTCATGACCGATGTTCTCAAATCCATCGAAGAAAAGTCCGAAGGCCGCATCAAGACCGACATTCTGCCGGGTGAGGGCGCGTTTTACGGGCCGAAGTTCGAATACACACTGAAGGATGCCATTGGGCGCGAATGGCAGTGCGGCACCACGCAGGTGGACTTCAACCTGCCGGAACGCTTCGGTGCCTTCTACATCGATCAGGCCTCGGAAAAGCGCCAGCCGGTGATGATCCACCGCGCCATCTGCGGCTCGATGGAACGCTTCCTCGGCATTCTCATCGAGAACTTCGCCGGTCACATGCCGCTCTGGTTCGCGCCGCAGCAGGTCGTCGTCGCAACGATAACGTCTGATGCAGACGATTACGGTCGTGAAGTTGCCGAAGCCCTGCGCGATGCGGGCCTCTCGGTTGAAACCGATTTCCGCAACGAGAAGATCAACTATAAGGTCCGCGAACACTCGGTCACCAAGGTCCCGGTCATCATCGTCTGTGGTAAGAAGGAAGCCGAAGAACGCACCGTCAACATCCGCCGCCTGGGCTCGCAGGCCCAGACGTCGTATGCGCTGGACGAAGCGATTACCAACCTCGTGGATGAGGCGACACCACCGGATGTGAAGCGCAAGCGTGCGGCGAAGGCTGCTAAGGCGAATGGCATCGTAGCCTGA
- a CDS encoding DUF2267 domain-containing protein, which yields MPMEYRQASVDFDRFMEDLKEVSMLSTSHQAYTMLQAVLQVFRRRLTVQQALDFANALPPVLRAIFVSDWDVSEERRAFGSETEMMMEVRALRHNHNLSTDSAIRDVAEALGRNVDPDAFNRTLSKLPQEARAFWRLPALS from the coding sequence ATGCCGATGGAGTACCGTCAGGCGTCGGTGGATTTCGACCGGTTCATGGAAGACCTGAAAGAGGTTTCCATGCTGAGTACATCGCATCAGGCCTACACGATGTTACAGGCAGTGCTTCAGGTGTTTCGCCGCAGATTGACGGTGCAACAGGCATTGGACTTTGCGAACGCATTGCCGCCGGTTCTACGTGCTATCTTCGTCAGCGATTGGGACGTCAGCGAAGAGAGGCGTGCATTCGGCAGCGAAACCGAAATGATGATGGAAGTTCGAGCGCTGCGCCACAACCATAATCTCTCGACCGATTCTGCCATTCGGGATGTAGCAGAAGCTTTGGGGCGGAACGTAGACCCGGATGCTTTCAATCGAACCCTTTCGAAGCTGCCGCAGGAAGCCCGGGCCTTCTGGCGGTTGCCCGCGCTTTCTTAA
- the yidD gene encoding membrane protein insertion efficiency factor YidD has product MCNDPNCQHPDKTPKTRNWSGSFAKTPGRLLGMGLIRFYQLAFSGFVGNSCRHIPTCSEYGYEAFARHGLWAGGWLTLFRVARCGPGGTSGLDPVVEKLDDTYVWWAPWSYWRQARKQTNTGG; this is encoded by the coding sequence GTGTGCAACGACCCGAACTGCCAGCACCCCGACAAGACGCCGAAAACCCGCAACTGGTCAGGCTCCTTTGCCAAAACGCCGGGACGTCTTCTCGGCATGGGCCTTATCCGCTTCTACCAGCTCGCCTTCTCCGGCTTCGTCGGCAATTCTTGCCGCCACATTCCCACCTGTTCCGAATATGGCTATGAGGCTTTTGCGCGCCATGGCCTCTGGGCAGGCGGATGGTTGACGCTTTTTCGTGTCGCCCGCTGCGGACCCGGTGGGACGAGCGGACTTGATCCGGTCGTGGAAAAATTGGACGATACATATGTCTGGTGGGCACCATGGTCCTATTGGAGGCAGGCCAGAAAGCAAACCAACACAGGGGGATAA
- a CDS encoding iron-sulfur cluster assembly scaffold protein has translation MDDIYNNRILEFAGNIPLTGPMPDADASAQKHSKLCGSKVKVYVKLADGVVTDFSHEVRACALGQASSSIMANNVVGATSGEVRQARADMLAMLTAGGEGPEGRFVDMRILKPVKDYKARHASTMLTFDAICDCLDQIEAEQRLPA, from the coding sequence ATGGACGATATTTACAACAACCGTATTCTCGAATTCGCCGGCAATATTCCGCTGACCGGTCCCATGCCGGATGCGGATGCCAGCGCGCAGAAACATTCCAAGCTCTGCGGCTCCAAGGTCAAGGTTTACGTCAAGCTTGCCGATGGTGTGGTCACAGATTTTTCCCATGAGGTCCGCGCCTGCGCGCTGGGTCAAGCCTCGTCCTCCATCATGGCCAACAACGTTGTCGGCGCAACCAGCGGCGAAGTGCGTCAGGCACGCGCCGATATGCTGGCCATGCTGACGGCAGGCGGCGAGGGGCCGGAGGGCCGCTTTGTGGATATGCGCATCCTGAAACCCGTCAAGGATTACAAAGCCCGTCACGCCTCGACAATGCTCACCTTCGATGCCATCTGCGACTGTCTCGACCAGATCGAGGCCGAGCAGCGCCTTCCGGCTTAA
- the folE gene encoding GTP cyclohydrolase I FolE, protein MDAIVKNFPGAGTKNDAVDTRPTQAEAEDAVRVLLRWAGDNPEREGLLDTPKRVAKSYRELFGGYDLNASDVLGTTFEEVGGYDDIILVRDIPFYSHCEHHMVPIVGKAHVAYLPAGRVLGLSKIARVVEIYGRRLQTQETMTAQISLAIETTLKPRGVAVMIDAEHMCMSMRGVQKQGSTTLTTSFTGTFKSEPAQQARFMTMVYNR, encoded by the coding sequence ATGGATGCTATCGTGAAGAATTTCCCCGGTGCAGGCACAAAGAACGACGCGGTCGATACGCGCCCCACACAGGCGGAAGCCGAAGACGCCGTGCGCGTTCTGCTTCGCTGGGCGGGCGACAATCCCGAACGCGAAGGCCTGCTCGATACGCCCAAGCGCGTGGCCAAGTCCTACCGTGAGCTCTTCGGCGGTTATGATCTGAATGCCAGCGACGTTCTGGGCACCACCTTCGAGGAAGTCGGCGGTTACGACGACATTATTCTCGTGCGCGACATTCCGTTCTACTCGCATTGCGAACACCATATGGTGCCCATCGTCGGCAAGGCGCATGTCGCCTATCTGCCAGCAGGACGGGTTCTGGGATTGTCCAAGATTGCCCGCGTGGTCGAAATCTACGGCCGCCGCTTGCAGACGCAGGAAACGATGACGGCGCAGATTTCGCTGGCCATCGAGACGACGCTGAAGCCACGCGGCGTGGCCGTGATGATCGATGCCGAGCACATGTGCATGTCCATGCGCGGCGTGCAGAAGCAGGGCTCCACCACGCTGACGACCAGCTTCACCGGCACATTCAAGTCCGAACCGGCGCAGCAGGCGCGGTTCATGACGATGGTCTACAACCGCTAA
- the hisI gene encoding phosphoribosyl-AMP cyclohydrolase: protein MSSIFPPAPADKEELESSGAFTPKFDAHGLVTAVVTDIKDGELLMVAHMNAQALSLTLETGIAHYYSRSRDKIWKKGETSGNLQTVRELRTDCDQDAIWLKVSVAGHDATCHTGRRSCFYRTVTLENGQAITTVTDETRHFDPAETYGTPKN from the coding sequence ATGTCTTCGATATTTCCGCCCGCACCTGCGGACAAGGAAGAGCTTGAGTCATCAGGTGCCTTCACACCGAAATTCGATGCCCACGGCCTCGTCACCGCCGTCGTGACCGACATCAAGGACGGCGAGTTGCTGATGGTGGCGCATATGAATGCGCAGGCGCTATCGCTGACGCTCGAAACAGGCATCGCGCATTATTACAGCCGCTCGCGCGATAAAATCTGGAAGAAGGGCGAGACCTCCGGCAACCTGCAGACCGTGCGGGAACTGCGCACCGATTGCGATCAGGATGCCATCTGGCTGAAGGTTTCAGTCGCAGGCCACGATGCAACCTGCCACACGGGTCGCCGCTCCTGCTTTTACAGGACTGTGACATTGGAAAACGGTCAGGCAATCACGACCGTTACTGACGAAACGCGGCACTTCGACCCGGCGGAAACCTACGGCACTCCGAAAAACTGA